The following are encoded together in the Adhaeribacter arboris genome:
- a CDS encoding oxidoreductase produces MISTAPKTAIIAGASGLVGSHCLDLLLQSNRYKKVISIGRKLLPMEHPKLEQKLVDFEILESYHHSLMADDIFCCLGTTIKKAGSKENFYKVDFTYVIKLASITAANFASQFLVVSAMGADANSRIFYNQVKGKMEAAIKPLHFLGVHLFQPSLLLGQRTEKRMGEQVAQAVAKVLPFVFIGPLRPYKPIHARDVAKAMLYAAAQDGAGISIYPSSRIATTAKFFSPQSMVDG; encoded by the coding sequence ATGATTTCTACTGCTCCTAAAACCGCGATTATTGCTGGTGCCAGTGGCTTAGTAGGCAGCCATTGCCTGGACTTGCTTTTACAAAGTAACCGCTACAAAAAGGTAATTTCGATTGGCCGGAAATTATTGCCTATGGAACACCCAAAGCTGGAGCAAAAACTGGTAGACTTTGAGATTTTAGAGAGTTATCATCATAGTTTAATGGCCGACGACATATTTTGTTGCCTGGGTACTACCATTAAAAAAGCTGGTTCGAAAGAAAACTTCTATAAAGTTGACTTTACCTACGTGATAAAATTAGCCAGCATCACCGCCGCGAATTTTGCTTCTCAGTTTCTGGTTGTATCGGCTATGGGGGCGGATGCCAACTCGCGTATCTTTTACAATCAGGTTAAAGGTAAAATGGAAGCGGCTATTAAGCCTTTACACTTTTTAGGCGTGCACTTATTTCAGCCTTCGTTGCTCCTTGGGCAGCGCACCGAAAAAAGAATGGGCGAACAAGTAGCCCAGGCGGTTGCCAAAGTATTGCCTTTTGTGTTTATAGGCCCCTTACGTCCTTATAAACCCATCCATGCCCGCGACGTAGCGAAAGCCATGTTATACGCTGCCGCCCAGGATGGTGCTGGGATAAGTATTTATCCATCATCCCGCATTGCCACTACCGCTAAGTTTTTTAGTCCACAG